One Lycium barbarum isolate Lr01 chromosome 5, ASM1917538v2, whole genome shotgun sequence genomic window carries:
- the LOC132640417 gene encoding uncharacterized protein LOC132640417 isoform X1 codes for MVSGWLHQLCDAMIFNHDPPTCVECGDCGGISRCGMGCSALVANTVGGYPVCTTLGYSSSTSFELIDKKDPLKGIMAKLSNRGPKDNCSLAVSIVCDTNGVQAPQTLELVGTCDYATQIHHPSGCAAIISSHGQGMGWFGTMLITILFFFGVYLLGGAVYRYCSLGIRGIDIIPNLEFWASLPHTLQSSFISLVRRFRGPSHGHRSSYSPVNF; via the exons ATGGTTTCAGGTTGGCTGCATCAG CTCTGTGATGCAATGATTTTCAACCATGATCCTCCTACCTGTGTTGAGTGTGGG GACTGTGGTGGTATTTCTCGTTGTGGAATGGGCTGTAGTGCCCTTGTTGCTAACACTGTCGGAG GTTATCCCGTGTGCACTACTCTTGGATATTCATCAAGCACGTCCTTTGAACTCATTG ACAAAAAGGATCCACTCAAAGGCATCATGGCTAAACTGTCTAACAGAGGGCCAAAGGACAACTGTTCACTTGCTGTGTCTATTGTATGTGATACAAATGGAGTTCAA GCTCCTCAGACACTTGAATTAGTTGGAACTTGTGATTAC GCTACACAAATACATCACCCTTCTGGCTGTGCAGCGATTATATCATCTCACGGGCAAGGAATGGGCTGGTTTGGTACCATGTTGATCAC AATCCTATTCTTCTTTGGAGTTTACTTGCTGGGTGGTGCAGTCTATCGGTACTGCTCTTTGGGCATTCGTGGGATAGAC ATAATTCCAAACTTGGAGTTTTGGGCAAGCTTGCCACATACATTACAG AGTTCATTTATATCATTGGTGCGGAGATTTAGAGGACCTTCTCATGGTCACAGGAGCTCGTATTCTCCTGTCAATTTTTGA
- the LOC132640417 gene encoding uncharacterized protein LOC132640417 isoform X2, which translates to MIFNHDPPTCVECGDCGGISRCGMGCSALVANTVGGYPVCTTLGYSSSTSFELIDKKDPLKGIMAKLSNRGPKDNCSLAVSIVCDTNGVQAPQTLELVGTCDYATQIHHPSGCAAIISSHGQGMGWFGTMLITILFFFGVYLLGGAVYRYCSLGIRGIDIIPNLEFWASLPHTLQSSFISLVRRFRGPSHGHRSSYSPVNF; encoded by the exons ATGATTTTCAACCATGATCCTCCTACCTGTGTTGAGTGTGGG GACTGTGGTGGTATTTCTCGTTGTGGAATGGGCTGTAGTGCCCTTGTTGCTAACACTGTCGGAG GTTATCCCGTGTGCACTACTCTTGGATATTCATCAAGCACGTCCTTTGAACTCATTG ACAAAAAGGATCCACTCAAAGGCATCATGGCTAAACTGTCTAACAGAGGGCCAAAGGACAACTGTTCACTTGCTGTGTCTATTGTATGTGATACAAATGGAGTTCAA GCTCCTCAGACACTTGAATTAGTTGGAACTTGTGATTAC GCTACACAAATACATCACCCTTCTGGCTGTGCAGCGATTATATCATCTCACGGGCAAGGAATGGGCTGGTTTGGTACCATGTTGATCAC AATCCTATTCTTCTTTGGAGTTTACTTGCTGGGTGGTGCAGTCTATCGGTACTGCTCTTTGGGCATTCGTGGGATAGAC ATAATTCCAAACTTGGAGTTTTGGGCAAGCTTGCCACATACATTACAG AGTTCATTTATATCATTGGTGCGGAGATTTAGAGGACCTTCTCATGGTCACAGGAGCTCGTATTCTCCTGTCAATTTTTGA